A section of the Stenotrophomonas acidaminiphila genome encodes:
- a CDS encoding SAM-dependent methyltransferase, translated as MDIPRFFNITESAHRIHNPFTPDKFVALGEALRLKSGERVLDLGSGSGEMLCTWARDHGIVGTGIDMSSLFTAHARQRAEELGVTHQVNFIHGDASGYISDEKADVAACVGATWIGGGVAGTIELLARSLRTGGIILIGEPYWRQLPPTEDIARKCFASAISDFLILPELLASFGRLGYDVVEMVLANQDGWDRYEAAKWLTMRRWLEKNPDDELADEIRSKLSTEPGRHATYTREYLGWGVFALMPGINPR; from the coding sequence TTGGACATACCGCGATTCTTCAACATCACGGAAAGTGCGCACCGAATCCATAATCCGTTCACGCCAGACAAGTTCGTTGCCCTTGGCGAGGCACTTCGCCTGAAGTCCGGAGAGCGCGTGCTTGATCTTGGTAGCGGCTCGGGCGAGATGTTATGCACCTGGGCACGCGACCATGGCATCGTCGGTACCGGCATCGACATGAGTTCGCTGTTCACCGCACACGCCAGACAGCGCGCCGAAGAACTCGGCGTCACCCATCAGGTCAATTTCATCCACGGCGATGCAAGCGGCTACATCTCCGACGAGAAAGCCGACGTGGCGGCTTGTGTCGGTGCCACCTGGATTGGCGGAGGCGTCGCTGGCACCATCGAGCTTCTGGCCAGGAGCCTGCGTACTGGCGGAATCATCCTGATTGGCGAGCCTTACTGGCGGCAGTTGCCGCCGACAGAAGATATCGCCAGAAAGTGCTTTGCCAGCGCAATCTCCGACTTCCTCATTCTTCCAGAGCTTCTCGCATCCTTCGGCAGGCTTGGTTACGACGTTGTTGAGATGGTTCTGGCCAATCAGGATGGCTGGGACAGATACGAGGCCGCCAAGTGGCTTACGATGCGCCGCTGGCTTGAGAAGAACCCCGACGATGAACTGGCGGATGAGATCCGCTCCAAACTCAGCACGGAGCCTGGGCGCCACGCAACCTACACGCGCGAATATCTGGGCTGGGGCGTGTTTGCGCTCATGCCAGGAATCAATCCCAGGTAG
- a CDS encoding deaminase: protein MGLLIFSMNLTLDGCIDHREGIVDDETHAFFTRLMDESGAMLWGRVTYEMMESHWPAVARGEVEAPASMREWAVKLQAKPKYVVSAKRTDFSWANSHRVAGDLRTGVQQLKDATPRGVLLGSGMLANALDRLDLIDEYRFLVHPRIAGHGPTLYAGGLPASRRLERVSAQPLRCGAVALHYRRAC from the coding sequence ATGGGACTTCTGATCTTCAGCATGAACCTCACCCTGGACGGCTGCATCGACCACCGCGAGGGCATAGTCGACGACGAGACGCATGCCTTCTTCACCCGGCTGATGGACGAGAGCGGCGCCATGCTGTGGGGGCGTGTCACCTACGAGATGATGGAAAGCCACTGGCCGGCAGTGGCCCGCGGCGAGGTGGAGGCGCCCGCGTCGATGCGCGAGTGGGCGGTCAAACTGCAGGCCAAGCCGAAGTACGTGGTATCGGCGAAGCGAACGGATTTCTCCTGGGCGAACAGCCACCGCGTCGCCGGCGATCTGCGCACGGGCGTGCAGCAACTGAAGGACGCCACGCCGCGCGGAGTGCTCCTGGGCAGTGGCATGTTGGCGAACGCGCTGGACCGGCTGGACCTGATCGATGAGTACCGGTTCCTCGTCCACCCCAGGATCGCCGGCCATGGCCCCACCCTGTACGCGGGTGGGCTGCCCGCCTCGCGACGACTCGAACGGGTGTCGGCGCAGCCACTGCGCTGCGGCGCGGTCGCCCTGCACTACCGTCGCGCATGCTGA
- a CDS encoding aldehyde-activating protein yields MSTRPRTTCTGSCHCGAVRFEITSDFPELTTCDCSICRRKNALMVKVHESDFRLLAGQEQLSAYQFHTFTATHYFCRTCGIYPFHRKRVTPDHYGINVFCLEDFDPAGIPVRATVGAGMA; encoded by the coding sequence ATGTCCACCCGCCCCCGAACCACCTGCACCGGCAGCTGCCACTGCGGCGCCGTCCGCTTCGAGATCACCAGCGACTTTCCCGAGCTGACGACCTGCGACTGCTCCATCTGCCGCCGCAAGAACGCGTTGATGGTGAAGGTGCACGAAAGCGACTTCCGCCTGCTCGCGGGCCAGGAGCAGCTGTCGGCGTATCAATTCCACACCTTCACCGCCACGCACTACTTCTGCCGGACCTGTGGCATCTACCCGTTCCATCGCAAGCGCGTCACCCCGGACCACTACGGCATCAACGTGTTCTGCCTGGAGGATTTCGACCCGGCCGGCATCCCGGTGCGGGCCACGGTGGGCGCCGGCATGGCATAG
- a CDS encoding Bcr/CflA family drug resistance efflux transporter, producing MTTASPSTRRLALLLAGLSMFGPFSIDTIFPAFPLLARELAVDEVAVQQTISVYLLFYGLMSLAHGPLSDAWGRKRVILGGLVLFTAASVGCALSTHLGTLLVFRALQGVCAGVGMIVGRAVIRDLYHGPDAQRLMSQVSMIFGIAPAIAPIIGGWILLGGGDWPLIFWFLVVFSLLLVAATARWLPETHPAAARTPLSPRGLLRDYLRIGFNPRFLRLALAGSVNFGGIFLYISSAPVFVMQHLRLGEGGFAWLFIPTIGGMTTGAFLSGRMAGRTVPVRQISIGFACCALSAALNIAYAASVVQLQLPWAVLPIFLGGLGMALIFPVLALAVLDMYPQQRGLASSLQAFVQLMISTLVAGVVSPLLSGRPLHLALGMAGFMLLGFAFWYWEHRRERHLAGPHMHV from the coding sequence ATGACCACCGCTTCGCCGTCCACCCGCCGCCTGGCCCTGCTGCTCGCCGGGCTGTCCATGTTCGGGCCGTTTTCCATCGACACCATCTTCCCGGCATTCCCGCTGCTGGCGCGGGAGCTGGCGGTGGACGAGGTGGCGGTGCAGCAGACCATCAGCGTCTACCTGCTGTTCTACGGCCTGATGAGCCTGGCGCACGGCCCGCTGTCCGATGCCTGGGGGCGCAAGCGGGTGATCCTGGGCGGGCTGGTGCTGTTCACCGCCGCCTCGGTCGGCTGCGCGCTGTCCACCCACTTGGGCACGCTGCTGGTGTTCCGCGCGCTGCAGGGCGTTTGCGCCGGCGTCGGCATGATCGTCGGCCGCGCGGTGATCCGCGACCTGTACCACGGCCCGGACGCGCAGCGGCTGATGAGCCAGGTGTCGATGATCTTCGGCATCGCCCCGGCCATCGCCCCGATCATCGGCGGCTGGATCCTGCTCGGCGGTGGCGACTGGCCGCTGATCTTCTGGTTCCTGGTGGTTTTTTCGCTGCTGCTGGTCGCCGCTACCGCGCGCTGGCTGCCGGAAACGCACCCGGCCGCGGCGCGCACGCCGCTGTCGCCGCGCGGCCTGCTGCGCGACTACCTGCGCATCGGCTTCAACCCGCGCTTCCTGCGCCTGGCGCTGGCTGGCAGCGTCAACTTCGGCGGCATTTTCCTGTACATCTCCTCGGCGCCGGTGTTCGTGATGCAGCACCTGCGCCTGGGCGAGGGCGGCTTTGCCTGGTTGTTCATTCCCACCATCGGCGGCATGACCACCGGCGCATTCCTGTCCGGGCGCATGGCCGGGCGTACCGTGCCGGTGCGGCAAATCAGCATCGGCTTCGCCTGCTGTGCGCTGTCGGCGGCGCTGAACATCGCCTACGCCGCCTCGGTGGTGCAGCTGCAGCTGCCATGGGCGGTGCTGCCCATCTTCCTGGGCGGGCTGGGCATGGCGCTGATCTTCCCGGTGCTGGCGCTGGCGGTGCTGGACATGTACCCGCAGCAGCGCGGCCTGGCCTCGTCGCTGCAGGCCTTCGTGCAGCTGATGATCAGCACCCTGGTGGCCGGCGTGGTGTCGCCGCTGCTCAGCGGCAGGCCGCTGCACCTGGCACTGGGCATGGCCGGATTCATGCTGCTGGGCTTCGCGTTCTGGTACTGGGAACACCGCCGCGAGCGCCACCTGGCCGGCCCGCACATGCACGTCTAG
- a CDS encoding glycine dehydrogenase (aminomethyl-transferring) gives MHQNTPSLRELEHASAFVDRHIGPNDAEIAQMLRVVGHDSLDALTDAIVPGAIKSPAPLALPESLTEVQALARIRAIASRNKVLRSFIGQGYYGTHTPNVILRNILENPAWYTAYTPYQAEISQGRMEALINFQQMVADLTGMEIANASLLDEATAAAEAMTLAKRSAKSKSDVFFVHDAVHPQTLELLRTRAEPMGITLRVGTPAEALDADCFGVLLQYPDTFGHIGDHKALVEAVHARQGLVAVATDLLALTLITAPGEWGADIVVGNSQRFGVPFGFGGPHAAFMACRDAYKRSMPGRLIGVSVDAEGKPAYRLTLQTREQHIRREKATSNICTAQVLLAVMASMYAVYHGPEGLTRIARRTHRLATLLAAALRGNGVDVGEHFFDTLHVRNVDAAALQAKAVAAGYNLRVIDSAAVGISLDETATREDIVALGALFGARVDVDALDAATADALPAGMVRQSAFLTHPVFNTHHSEHELLRYLRSLADKDLAMDRTMIPLGSCTMKLNATAEMIPVTWPEFANIHPLAPADQAQGYKELIDGLEAMLVECTGYDAVSLQPNSGAQGEYAGLLAIRAYHASRGEGHRDICLIPDSAHGTNPASAQMCGMKVVVTKTDANGNVDVEDIRANAEKYSDRLAAIMMTYPSTHGVFEEEVVEICQIIHQHGGQVYTDGANMNALVGVAKPGKWGSDVSHLNLHKTFCIPHGGGGPGVGPCAVKSHLAPFLPGALVADGLRTQGVGNGAMVSAATFGSASILPISWMYIAMMGAAGLRKATQVALLNANYIARRLAPHYKTLYTGRNGLVAHECILDVRPLEKTSGIGAEDVAKRLIDFGFHAPTLSFPVAGTLMVEPTESESQYELDRFIDAMIQIREEIRAIEDGRLDREDNPLKHAPHTATAVSASQWTHAYPRELAAFPLPSLKQSKYWPPVARVDNVYGDKNIMCACIPVDAYKEDVEA, from the coding sequence ATGCACCAGAACACGCCTTCGCTGCGCGAACTCGAACACGCCTCCGCCTTCGTCGACCGCCATATCGGCCCCAACGATGCCGAAATCGCGCAGATGCTGCGCGTGGTCGGCCATGACTCGCTCGACGCGCTGACCGACGCCATCGTCCCCGGCGCAATCAAGTCGCCCGCCCCGCTGGCCCTGCCCGAGTCGCTGACCGAAGTGCAGGCGCTGGCCAGGATCCGCGCCATCGCCAGCAGGAACAAGGTGCTGCGCAGCTTCATCGGCCAGGGCTATTACGGCACCCATACGCCGAACGTGATCCTGCGCAACATCCTCGAGAACCCGGCCTGGTACACCGCCTACACCCCGTACCAGGCGGAAATTTCGCAGGGCCGCATGGAAGCGCTGATCAACTTCCAGCAGATGGTCGCCGACCTGACCGGCATGGAGATCGCCAACGCCTCGCTGCTGGACGAAGCCACCGCCGCGGCTGAAGCCATGACCCTGGCCAAGCGTTCGGCCAAGTCCAAGTCGGACGTGTTCTTCGTGCATGACGCGGTGCACCCGCAGACCCTGGAGCTGCTGCGCACCCGCGCCGAGCCGATGGGCATCACCCTGCGCGTGGGCACCCCGGCCGAAGCGCTGGACGCCGACTGCTTCGGCGTGCTGCTGCAGTACCCGGACACCTTCGGCCACATCGGCGACCACAAGGCGCTGGTCGAGGCCGTGCATGCCCGCCAGGGCCTGGTGGCGGTGGCCACCGACCTGCTGGCACTGACCCTGATCACCGCCCCCGGCGAATGGGGCGCGGACATCGTGGTCGGCAACAGCCAGCGCTTCGGCGTGCCGTTCGGCTTCGGCGGCCCGCACGCCGCGTTCATGGCCTGCCGCGACGCCTACAAGCGCTCCATGCCGGGCCGCCTGATCGGCGTGTCGGTCGACGCCGAAGGCAAGCCGGCCTACCGCCTGACCCTGCAGACCCGCGAGCAGCACATCCGCCGCGAGAAGGCCACCTCCAACATCTGCACCGCGCAGGTGCTGCTGGCGGTGATGGCCTCGATGTACGCCGTCTACCACGGCCCGGAAGGCCTGACCCGCATCGCCCGCCGCACCCACCGCCTGGCCACCCTCCTGGCCGCGGCGCTGCGCGGCAACGGCGTGGACGTGGGCGAACACTTCTTCGACACCCTGCACGTGCGCAACGTCGACGCCGCCGCGCTGCAGGCCAAGGCCGTGGCCGCCGGCTACAACCTGCGCGTGATCGACAGCGCGGCGGTGGGCATCAGCCTGGACGAAACCGCCACCCGCGAGGACATCGTCGCGCTGGGCGCGCTGTTCGGCGCCCGCGTCGACGTGGACGCGCTGGACGCGGCCACCGCCGACGCGCTGCCGGCCGGCATGGTGCGCCAGTCCGCGTTCCTGACCCACCCGGTGTTCAACACCCACCACAGCGAGCACGAACTGCTGCGCTACCTGCGTTCGCTGGCCGACAAGGACCTGGCGATGGACCGCACGATGATCCCGCTGGGCTCGTGCACCATGAAGCTCAACGCCACCGCCGAGATGATCCCGGTGACCTGGCCGGAGTTCGCCAACATCCACCCGCTGGCCCCGGCCGACCAGGCCCAGGGCTACAAGGAACTGATCGACGGGTTGGAAGCGATGCTGGTGGAATGCACCGGCTACGACGCGGTGAGCCTGCAGCCGAACTCCGGCGCGCAGGGCGAATACGCCGGCCTGCTGGCGATCCGCGCCTACCACGCCTCGCGCGGCGAGGGCCACCGCGACATCTGCCTGATCCCGGATTCGGCGCACGGCACCAACCCGGCCTCGGCGCAGATGTGCGGCATGAAGGTGGTGGTCACCAAGACCGACGCCAACGGCAACGTCGACGTCGAGGACATCCGCGCCAACGCCGAGAAGTACAGCGACCGCCTGGCCGCGATCATGATGACCTACCCGTCCACGCACGGCGTGTTCGAGGAAGAGGTGGTGGAGATCTGCCAGATCATCCACCAGCACGGCGGCCAGGTGTACACCGACGGCGCCAACATGAACGCCCTGGTCGGCGTGGCCAAGCCCGGCAAGTGGGGCTCGGACGTATCGCACCTGAACCTGCACAAGACCTTCTGCATCCCGCACGGCGGCGGCGGCCCGGGCGTGGGCCCGTGCGCGGTCAAGTCGCACCTGGCGCCGTTCCTGCCGGGCGCGCTGGTCGCCGACGGCCTGCGCACCCAGGGCGTGGGCAACGGCGCCATGGTCTCGGCCGCCACCTTCGGCAGCGCCTCGATCCTGCCGATCAGCTGGATGTACATCGCAATGATGGGCGCGGCCGGCCTGCGCAAGGCCACCCAGGTCGCGCTGCTCAACGCCAACTACATCGCCAGGCGCCTGGCCCCGCACTACAAGACCCTGTACACCGGCCGCAACGGGCTGGTGGCGCACGAGTGCATCCTCGACGTGCGGCCGCTGGAGAAGACCTCCGGCATCGGCGCCGAGGACGTGGCCAAGCGCCTGATCGACTTCGGCTTCCACGCCCCGACCCTGAGCTTCCCGGTGGCCGGCACGCTGATGGTCGAGCCGACCGAAAGCGAATCGCAGTACGAACTGGACCGCTTCATCGACGCGATGATCCAGATCCGCGAGGAAATCCGCGCGATCGAGGACGGCCGCCTGGACCGCGAGGACAACCCGCTCAAGCACGCCCCGCACACCGCCACCGCGGTGTCGGCCAGCCAGTGGACCCACGCCTACCCGCGCGAGCTGGCGGCGTTCCCGCTGCCGTCGCTCAAGCAGTCCAAGTACTGGCCGCCGGTGGCGCGCGTGGACAACGTCTACGGCGACAAGAACATCATGTGCGCCTGCATCCCGGTGGATGCTTACAAGGAAGACGTCGAGGCCTGA
- a CDS encoding transcriptional regulator: MKLKITSIGNSSGIILPKELLARLRLEKGDELHALETPDGIRLTVFDPELAAQMEVAEAIMREDRQVLHKLAQ, encoded by the coding sequence ATGAAGCTCAAGATCACCAGCATCGGCAACTCGTCCGGCATCATCCTGCCCAAGGAACTGCTTGCACGCCTGCGCCTGGAAAAAGGCGACGAGCTGCATGCGCTGGAAACGCCCGACGGCATCCGCCTGACCGTATTCGACCCGGAGCTTGCCGCACAGATGGAGGTGGCCGAGGCGATCATGCGCGAAGACCGCCAGGTGCTGCACAAGCTGGCGCAGTGA
- a CDS encoding death-on-curing protein has translation MIRWISKPLALAIHDRQLAEHGGGSGVRDDALLDSALARAQQLHAYGEPPPDLADLAASLAYGLARNHPFVDGNKRTAHVCYRVFIALNDGQLTATDEEKYIAMLGLAEGATSEAEFAAWLRPRIRIDAGGHVQEPRAGCAG, from the coding sequence ATGATCCGCTGGATCAGCAAGCCACTGGCACTGGCCATCCACGACCGCCAGCTCGCCGAACATGGCGGCGGCAGCGGCGTGCGCGACGACGCCCTGCTCGACTCCGCGCTCGCGCGCGCGCAGCAGCTGCACGCCTATGGCGAGCCACCGCCGGACCTGGCCGATCTTGCCGCCAGCCTGGCCTACGGCCTGGCGCGCAACCATCCGTTCGTCGATGGCAACAAGCGCACCGCGCATGTCTGCTACCGCGTGTTCATCGCCCTCAACGACGGCCAGCTGACCGCGACCGATGAAGAGAAGTACATCGCCATGCTGGGCCTGGCCGAAGGCGCCACCAGCGAAGCCGAGTTCGCCGCCTGGCTGCGCCCGCGCATCCGCATCGACGCCGGCGGCCACGTGCAGGAACCGCGCGCGGGCTGCGCCGGCTGA
- a CDS encoding AraC family transcriptional regulator: protein MRIDPAEIEALFDAIPSVLFFAKDVQGRYTHVNKTMMQRLGVKSRGEVIGKRADELYPAGMSEAYVAQDARVLGGEVIENVMELQLFANRQPGWCLTCKRPIVENGRVVGLIGISRDLGQRGGLESQYEPLRLALDYLNTHYAENVRMQTLLDITGFSLSKLERSFRKVFQMTPQQVLTRLRIQIALHLLHGQDSVASIGQACGFTDQSAFTRKFKAEVGMAPRQYRAMIAARQQETAAPE, encoded by the coding sequence ATGCGTATCGACCCCGCCGAGATCGAAGCCCTGTTCGACGCCATTCCCAGCGTGCTGTTCTTCGCCAAGGACGTGCAGGGCCGCTATACGCACGTCAACAAGACGATGATGCAGCGGCTGGGGGTGAAGTCGCGCGGCGAGGTCATCGGCAAGCGCGCCGACGAGCTGTACCCGGCGGGCATGAGCGAGGCCTACGTGGCCCAGGACGCGCGCGTGCTGGGCGGCGAGGTGATCGAGAACGTGATGGAGCTGCAGCTGTTCGCCAACCGCCAGCCGGGCTGGTGCCTGACCTGCAAGCGGCCCATCGTGGAGAACGGCAGGGTGGTGGGGCTGATTGGCATTTCGCGCGACCTGGGCCAGCGCGGCGGGCTGGAATCGCAGTACGAGCCGCTGCGGCTGGCGCTGGATTACCTCAACACGCACTACGCCGAAAACGTGCGCATGCAGACCCTGCTGGACATCACCGGGTTCTCGCTGAGCAAGCTGGAGCGCAGTTTCCGCAAGGTGTTCCAGATGACGCCGCAGCAGGTGCTCACGCGCCTGCGCATCCAGATTGCCCTGCACCTGCTGCACGGGCAGGACAGCGTGGCCAGCATCGGCCAGGCCTGCGGCTTTACCGACCAGAGCGCGTTCACCCGCAAGTTCAAGGCCGAGGTGGGCATGGCCCCGCGCCAGTACCGGGCGATGATCGCGGCGCGGCAGCAGGAAACCGCCGCGCCGGAGTGA
- a CDS encoding restriction endonuclease, translating to MFETRTYDDPLVLPPAIRARWEFLETSSAAAVLRSVCPGEWTDILDVLENFHLDPAQWLKRGGNRGDIAKIIDDMFAQRGWREIRVDLHTQGILYTKDGKEAGRLPTVEQEGYLVDNFKGRVALDVEWNAKDGNLDRDLSAYRAWHEAGVISAAVLITQDRLSLKNLATALWNEHQETLPEAERNPKLPIDLNTSTTTNLEKAALRVRRGVMGTCPLLVVAATQATWNGQPYA from the coding sequence ATGTTTGAAACACGCACCTACGATGATCCACTCGTTCTCCCGCCTGCAATTCGGGCACGCTGGGAATTCCTTGAAACCAGCTCTGCTGCCGCGGTTTTGCGCTCCGTCTGCCCTGGCGAATGGACTGACATCCTCGATGTACTAGAGAACTTCCATCTTGATCCAGCGCAGTGGCTAAAAAGGGGTGGAAATCGAGGAGACATTGCAAAAATTATCGACGACATGTTCGCCCAGCGAGGCTGGCGCGAGATCAGAGTCGATTTGCACACTCAGGGCATCCTCTACACCAAAGACGGGAAAGAAGCAGGACGGCTACCTACCGTAGAGCAAGAAGGCTACCTAGTAGATAACTTCAAGGGACGCGTAGCCCTTGATGTAGAGTGGAATGCAAAAGACGGCAACCTAGACCGCGACTTATCCGCGTATAGGGCGTGGCATGAAGCCGGCGTTATCTCTGCAGCCGTTCTTATCACCCAAGATCGATTGAGCCTCAAAAACCTCGCAACCGCGTTGTGGAATGAGCATCAAGAAACTCTTCCTGAAGCAGAGCGCAACCCCAAATTGCCAATCGATCTGAACACCTCGACCACAACCAACTTAGAAAAAGCAGCACTGCGTGTCCGCCGCGGAGTGATGGGCACATGCCCTCTCTTAGTTGTCGCGGCCACCCAAGCTACTTGGAACGGACAACCTTACGCATAG
- a CDS encoding DNA methyltransferase has translation MSSTPLRPEEAPAPLPKVVGGFATVLADPPWRFANRTGKVAPEHRRLDRYSTMSLDAIKGLPVRDVVARDAHLYLWVPNALLVDGLAVMEAWGFRYVSNIVWAKRRMDGGPDGRGVGFYFRNVTELLLFGVRGSMRTLPPGRSQVNMIETRKREHSRKPDEQYELIESCSPGPRLEMFARHGRPGWTLWGNEAADDITPRGVVHKGYAGGPILPQLKPNEHIEHDRAEAIGRKLRDRYLKGESVRELAAATGYSIQRVRALLAAVETPMRPRGRHTVEGN, from the coding sequence ATGTCTAGTACCCCTCTACGCCCCGAAGAAGCTCCCGCGCCGCTGCCCAAAGTGGTTGGCGGTTTTGCCACTGTTCTCGCCGATCCGCCTTGGCGATTTGCCAATCGCACTGGGAAGGTTGCGCCCGAGCATCGACGGCTTGACCGCTATTCAACGATGTCGCTGGACGCAATCAAGGGACTGCCAGTAAGAGACGTGGTGGCGCGTGACGCGCATCTGTATCTTTGGGTGCCCAATGCGTTGCTGGTCGACGGCTTAGCAGTCATGGAAGCATGGGGGTTCCGATATGTAAGTAATATCGTGTGGGCGAAGCGTCGTATGGATGGCGGCCCGGACGGCCGAGGCGTAGGCTTCTATTTTCGAAATGTGACCGAGTTGTTGCTGTTCGGCGTGCGTGGTTCTATGCGAACTCTTCCGCCTGGACGCTCTCAGGTCAATATGATTGAGACTCGTAAGAGAGAGCATTCCCGCAAGCCTGATGAACAATACGAGCTTATTGAATCGTGCTCGCCAGGCCCTCGCTTAGAAATGTTTGCTCGCCATGGCCGACCAGGATGGACTCTCTGGGGGAACGAAGCCGCCGATGACATCACTCCGCGCGGCGTAGTGCACAAGGGTTATGCGGGAGGTCCGATTCTTCCTCAGCTGAAGCCGAATGAACATATCGAACATGATCGTGCAGAGGCGATAGGTCGTAAACTCCGCGATCGCTATCTAAAAGGCGAAAGTGTGAGGGAGTTGGCCGCGGCAACGGGCTATTCCATTCAGCGCGTCCGTGCGCTTCTGGCTGCCGTGGAGACTCCAATGCGTCCACGTGGACGACATACCGTGGAGGGCAATTAG
- a CDS encoding adenylosuccinate synthase, with product MGQSVVVLGAQWGDEGKGKIVDLLTEEIGAVVRFQGGHNAGHTLVINGKKTVLHLIPSGILRDDALCLIGNGVVISPAALRKEIEELETAGVEVRSRLKISPAAPLIMPYHIALDQAREKAAGGKAIGTTGRGIGPAYEDKVARRGIRIADLHYPEQLAEKLRTALDYHNFVLTQYLGVEPVDFDSVYAEALAFGEYVEPMKSDVAGICHDLRKQGKRVLFEGAQGALLDIDHGTYPYVTSSNTTVGGALAGAGVGADAIDYVLGIAKAYATRVGGGPFPTELDDEIGQGIRDRGAEYGASTGRPRRCGWMDIVALKRAVAINGITGLCITKLDVLDGMEKLKVCIAYEYRGKRTEYAPLDAQGWEECTPVYLEFPGWSENTHGITEWDQLPPAARAYLRALEELAGCPISIVSTGPDRDHTMVLQDPWG from the coding sequence ATGGGTCAATCAGTTGTTGTTCTCGGCGCCCAGTGGGGCGATGAAGGCAAGGGCAAGATCGTCGATCTGCTCACCGAGGAAATCGGTGCCGTCGTGCGTTTCCAGGGCGGCCACAACGCCGGCCACACCCTGGTCATCAACGGCAAGAAGACCGTCCTGCACCTGATTCCGTCCGGCATCCTGCGCGACGACGCGCTGTGCCTGATCGGCAATGGCGTGGTGATTTCCCCGGCCGCGCTGCGCAAGGAAATCGAAGAACTGGAAACGGCCGGCGTGGAAGTGCGCTCGCGCCTGAAGATTTCCCCGGCCGCGCCGCTGATCATGCCGTATCACATTGCCCTGGACCAGGCGCGCGAAAAGGCCGCCGGTGGCAAGGCCATCGGCACCACCGGCCGCGGCATTGGCCCGGCCTATGAAGACAAGGTGGCGCGCCGCGGCATCCGCATCGCCGACCTGCACTACCCGGAACAGCTGGCCGAAAAGCTGCGCACCGCGCTGGATTACCACAACTTCGTGCTCACCCAGTACCTGGGCGTGGAGCCGGTGGACTTCGACAGCGTCTACGCCGAAGCGCTGGCGTTCGGCGAATACGTCGAGCCGATGAAGTCTGACGTGGCCGGCATCTGCCATGACCTGCGCAAGCAGGGCAAGCGCGTGCTGTTCGAAGGCGCGCAGGGCGCGCTGCTGGACATCGACCACGGCACCTACCCGTACGTCACCAGCTCCAACACCACCGTGGGCGGCGCGCTGGCGGGCGCCGGCGTGGGCGCCGACGCCATCGACTACGTGCTGGGCATCGCCAAGGCCTACGCCACCCGCGTGGGCGGCGGCCCGTTCCCGACCGAACTGGACGACGAAATCGGCCAGGGCATCCGCGACCGCGGCGCCGAATACGGTGCCTCCACCGGCCGCCCGCGCCGCTGCGGCTGGATGGACATCGTCGCGCTCAAGCGCGCCGTGGCCATCAACGGCATCACCGGCCTGTGCATCACCAAGCTGGACGTGCTGGACGGCATGGAAAAGCTCAAGGTGTGCATTGCGTACGAGTACCGCGGCAAGCGCACCGAATACGCCCCGCTGGACGCGCAGGGCTGGGAAGAGTGCACCCCGGTGTACTTGGAATTCCCGGGCTGGAGCGAGAACACCCACGGCATCACCGAGTGGGACCAGCTGCCGCCCGCCGCCCGCGCCTACCTGCGCGCGCTGGAAGAACTGGCCGGCTGCCCGATCAGCATCGTCTCCACCGGCCCGGACCGCGACCACACCATGGTGTTGCAGGATCCGTGGGGTTGA